The following proteins are encoded in a genomic region of Spirosoma sp. SC4-14:
- the raiA gene encoding ribosome-associated translation inhibitor RaiA, with the protein MRLQIHAVRFTADQTLLDFIQAKLNKLDTFHDRIIGAEVFLKLDGADSNKIKEKVVEVRLTVPGKELFVKDHDKSFESATDKVLEVLKDKLVRCKQKRNDIFSPAITEAKSRMEAEEEVFEPDEL; encoded by the coding sequence ATGAGACTACAAATTCATGCCGTACGCTTTACGGCCGATCAGACCCTGTTAGATTTTATCCAGGCGAAACTGAACAAATTAGACACCTTCCATGATCGAATTATTGGCGCGGAGGTGTTCCTTAAGTTAGACGGTGCAGACTCTAACAAAATCAAGGAAAAAGTCGTGGAAGTTCGACTGACGGTTCCGGGCAAGGAGCTGTTCGTGAAAGACCACGATAAAAGCTTTGAGAGCGCAACCGACAAAGTTCTTGAGGTATTAAAAGACAAACTCGTCCGTTGCAAACAGAAACGAAACGATATATTCAGTCCGGCTATAACCGAAGCTAAATCCAGAATGGAAGCCGAAGAGGAGGTTTTCGAACCCGATGAGTTATAA
- a CDS encoding cytochrome P450 — MEAMHATILPIPVHPGLPLVGNSFEYIRNPLAFMRRLLDTYGEQRMVRIQVGNRTTTLMLKPEETKQVIQENNRNYGRGKSFAILREFLGNGLLTSEGDFWRRQRRLAQPAFHRQKLALLAETMIDEAISWVNRLEQSASKGPVNISTATTDVTLRIVTRTLFGSSLADELDDLSKALANLNHVANNAVINPIRLPKWVPTPDNRAFNKATAQVNNLIFGIIESRRQTDQHRDDLLDMLLHAIDEETGERMSDEQLRDEMVTLFTAGHETTATSMAWTLHLLAQHPEVLARIKAEIQATLGQRKRPSADDLRAMPYLSRVVNESLRLYPPAWIMSRLSLGPDQFGNYRLEANSGVLISPYVLHHDPVSWPNPDRFDPDRFAPDKARERHAYAFLPFGGGPRLCIGNQFALMEMQALLTVLLNRFDLKPVPDLQITTQPLITLRPRQSIKIYLQ; from the coding sequence ATGGAAGCAATGCACGCTACGATTCTGCCTATTCCGGTCCACCCTGGCTTGCCACTTGTTGGTAATTCGTTTGAGTACATACGCAATCCACTAGCCTTTATGCGCCGTTTGTTAGACACCTACGGCGAGCAGCGCATGGTTCGCATTCAGGTTGGCAACCGAACCACAACGCTCATGCTTAAGCCCGAAGAAACCAAACAGGTTATTCAGGAAAACAACCGCAATTATGGCCGGGGAAAATCGTTTGCTATTCTGCGGGAATTTCTGGGAAACGGCCTGCTAACCAGCGAGGGCGACTTCTGGCGCAGGCAACGTCGGCTGGCTCAACCGGCCTTTCATCGGCAAAAGCTGGCACTGCTGGCCGAAACCATGATCGACGAAGCCATTAGCTGGGTAAACCGACTGGAACAGAGTGCGTCAAAAGGCCCCGTCAACATCTCAACTGCCACAACCGACGTTACCTTACGAATTGTTACCCGAACACTATTTGGCAGTAGTCTGGCCGATGAACTCGACGATCTGTCGAAGGCGCTGGCAAATCTCAACCACGTTGCCAACAATGCCGTTATCAATCCCATTCGCCTTCCGAAATGGGTACCCACACCCGACAACCGGGCTTTCAACAAAGCAACTGCCCAGGTTAATAACCTGATTTTCGGAATAATTGAATCCCGACGCCAAACCGACCAGCACCGCGACGATCTGCTGGATATGCTGCTACATGCCATAGATGAAGAAACGGGCGAAAGAATGTCGGATGAACAGCTTCGCGACGAGATGGTGACACTCTTTACGGCAGGACACGAAACTACGGCGACCTCAATGGCCTGGACACTCCATTTGCTGGCTCAGCATCCTGAAGTTCTGGCCCGGATCAAAGCCGAAATCCAGGCAACACTTGGTCAGCGCAAACGCCCATCTGCCGACGATTTACGAGCTATGCCGTATTTGTCGCGGGTCGTCAACGAATCGCTACGGCTCTACCCACCGGCCTGGATTATGAGCCGCCTGTCGCTGGGCCCCGACCAGTTTGGCAACTATCGGCTGGAAGCCAACAGCGGTGTATTAATAAGTCCCTATGTGCTGCATCACGATCCGGTCAGTTGGCCAAACCCCGACCGGTTCGATCCTGACCGATTCGCACCCGATAAGGCTCGCGAACGTCATGCCTATGCTTTTCTGCCCTTTGGTGGTGGCCCGCGCCTGTGCATAGGTAATCAGTTTGCGCTCATGGAAATGCAGGCCCTACTGACGGTGTTATTAAATCGGTTTGACCTTAAACCAGTACCCGATCTACAGATCACTACCCAACCCCTGATTACGCTTCGACCTCGTCAGTCAATCAAAATTTACCTACAGTAG
- a CDS encoding glycosyltransferase family 2 protein yields the protein MKVTGFSIVRNALKFDYPILEAIQSVLPLCDEFVIAVGKSEDDTLALIKSIDSPKIRIIETIWDDSLRAGGQVLAVETNKALATILPDTDWAFYIQGDEVLHERYLPVVRQAMERYINQPDVEGLLFKYLHFYGSYRYVGDSPQWYRREIRVIRNTGNVRAYRDAQGFRTTDNQKLHVKLIDAYIYHYGWVKPPEVQQRKLNAVQRFWHTDDEIKGRPTLDQFDYKSIDALAEFKETHPAVMQPRIHAQHWQFDFDIREKKYSFKNRLKIFIEKLTGWRMGEYRNYKLV from the coding sequence ATGAAAGTTACCGGGTTCAGTATTGTTCGAAATGCTCTTAAGTTCGATTACCCTATTCTTGAGGCTATTCAGTCTGTTTTGCCACTCTGTGATGAATTTGTAATAGCTGTTGGCAAGTCTGAAGACGATACACTGGCACTGATCAAAAGCATCGATTCTCCTAAAATTCGCATTATTGAAACCATATGGGACGATTCGTTGCGAGCAGGGGGGCAAGTGCTTGCCGTTGAAACCAATAAAGCGCTGGCCACTATTTTGCCCGATACTGACTGGGCTTTCTATATTCAGGGCGATGAAGTTTTGCATGAGCGATACCTGCCGGTGGTTCGGCAGGCGATGGAACGCTATATAAACCAGCCCGACGTAGAAGGCCTCCTCTTCAAGTACCTGCATTTCTACGGTTCCTATCGTTACGTGGGCGATTCTCCCCAGTGGTATCGACGCGAGATTCGGGTAATTCGCAATACGGGTAATGTTAGGGCATACCGCGATGCACAGGGCTTTCGAACAACGGATAATCAGAAACTACACGTTAAGCTGATCGATGCCTATATTTATCATTACGGCTGGGTAAAACCGCCGGAAGTACAGCAACGGAAGCTCAATGCCGTTCAACGCTTCTGGCATACCGACGACGAAATAAAGGGTCGCCCAACACTCGATCAGTTCGACTATAAGAGCATTGATGCCCTGGCGGAGTTCAAAGAAACACACCCCGCTGTTATGCAGCCACGCATACATGCCCAGCACTGGCAATTCGACTTCGACATCCGCGAGAAAAAATACTCGTTCAAAAACCGCCTGAAGATTTTTATTGAAAAACTAACCGGCTGGCGCATGGGCGAATACCGTAACTACAAATTAGTATAA
- a CDS encoding transcriptional regulator, which yields MKDLLAQFNKAFESKARLNIMSILMVNDAMSFNALKELLGLTDGNLATHLRALEESGYVLVQKQFIGRKPNTTYSATNTGRQAFTDHLNALEEFIRNM from the coding sequence ATGAAAGATCTGCTGGCTCAGTTTAATAAAGCATTTGAGAGTAAAGCGCGGCTGAATATCATGTCGATTCTGATGGTAAATGACGCCATGAGTTTCAATGCGCTTAAAGAACTGCTCGGTCTTACCGATGGTAATCTGGCCACCCACCTTCGGGCGCTGGAAGAGTCGGGCTATGTGTTGGTGCAGAAACAATTTATTGGCCGCAAACCGAATACCACCTATTCGGCTACCAACACCGGACGCCAGGCATTTACCGATCACCTTAACGCGCTGGAAGAATTCATTCGGAATATGTAG
- a CDS encoding diacylglycerol kinase family protein, whose protein sequence is MINFRKVWRSFGFAGQGIIDLFRYENNARVHLLIAIVVMLAGFLLDLSRVEWSIILIQIGLVWAAEAFNTAIEKLCDFVSPGLHPQIKAIKDLSSGAVLIMAITAVLVGLIILGGKLLAIL, encoded by the coding sequence ATGATCAACTTTCGTAAGGTTTGGCGTAGCTTCGGATTTGCAGGGCAAGGTATAATCGACTTATTTCGGTATGAAAACAACGCCAGAGTCCATTTATTAATCGCGATTGTGGTTATGTTGGCAGGTTTTCTTCTGGATCTTAGTCGCGTCGAGTGGTCTATTATTCTGATTCAGATTGGCCTGGTTTGGGCAGCCGAAGCATTCAATACGGCCATTGAAAAGCTTTGTGACTTTGTTTCGCCGGGTTTGCATCCGCAAATCAAAGCCATCAAAGATCTGTCGTCGGGTGCTGTATTGATCATGGCCATTACGGCAGTACTAGTTGGCCTGATTATTCTCGGTGGCAAGTTGCTGGCAATACTTTAA
- a CDS encoding DUF1361 domain-containing protein: MQNLIYFSPDRPLGQTAPPQSSKGLRALAALTTAGMCLVTARGLLTGNWWFFIMLTWNLFLAFFPLGVVLILRDLRSAGFRNSWLLGIGLTIWLAFLPNAPYIITDLYHIKNIDFPLLWFDTMTLFLFALTGLLAGLYSTLVVHRMMLPLTGTGLTWLILLGSQLLSGFGIYLGRFGRWNSWDVLAQPLALVEAITAAAQNHLSLKLTLAYGFVLIVLYAAFWWYVDSEKNR, translated from the coding sequence ATGCAAAATTTGATCTATTTTTCTCCTGATCGCCCTCTGGGTCAAACGGCACCTCCACAAAGCAGTAAGGGGCTAAGAGCCTTAGCAGCCCTCACAACAGCCGGCATGTGTCTGGTAACAGCACGGGGCTTACTAACCGGTAACTGGTGGTTCTTCATCATGCTTACCTGGAACCTCTTTCTGGCTTTTTTTCCGCTGGGCGTGGTTCTGATCCTTCGCGATCTCCGATCGGCAGGTTTTCGTAATAGCTGGCTTCTGGGAATAGGTTTAACTATCTGGCTGGCCTTTTTACCTAATGCGCCTTATATTATTACCGACCTATATCACATTAAGAACATCGATTTTCCTTTACTATGGTTCGACACCATGACCTTGTTTCTGTTTGCCTTGACCGGATTACTGGCTGGTTTATACTCCACCTTGGTTGTCCATCGAATGATGCTGCCACTAACGGGCACAGGTTTAACCTGGCTCATTTTGCTGGGCAGCCAACTCTTGTCGGGATTTGGGATTTATCTGGGTCGTTTTGGCCGTTGGAATAGCTGGGATGTGCTGGCTCAGCCACTGGCTCTGGTGGAGGCCATTACGGCAGCTGCTCAAAATCACCTGAGCCTGAAACTGACCCTGGCCTATGGCTTCGTTCTGATCGTGCTCTACGCAGCATTCTGGTGGTATGTCGATTCTGAAAAGAACCGGTAA
- a CDS encoding ABC transporter ATP-binding protein, translating to MIQLNNVSKYYPAGFGRIYVLRNISLDIAKGEFVSIMGPSGSGKSTLLHILGLLEEPSEGEYLFEDQPVQKLSEKRRTELHRTQIGFVFQAYHLIDELTVYENIETPLLYKGLSGSERKSRVAELLDRFNIVAKKDLFPAQLSGGQQQLVGIARALAAEPSVIFADEPTGNLHSDQARDIMEIFSELNKKDGVTIVQVTHSEANAAYGTRILRLKDGWLETEAVKETH from the coding sequence ATGATTCAGCTCAATAACGTTTCTAAATACTACCCAGCCGGTTTTGGTCGTATTTATGTATTGCGCAACATCTCGCTCGATATTGCAAAGGGTGAATTTGTGTCGATCATGGGACCGTCGGGTTCGGGAAAATCTACACTGCTACACATTCTTGGTTTGCTCGAAGAACCGTCGGAAGGCGAATACCTCTTTGAAGATCAACCTGTTCAGAAACTCTCCGAAAAACGGCGTACAGAACTACACCGTACGCAGATTGGCTTTGTGTTTCAGGCTTACCACCTTATTGATGAACTGACAGTTTACGAAAACATCGAAACGCCATTACTTTATAAAGGATTGAGCGGATCGGAACGTAAAAGCCGCGTTGCCGAACTGCTCGACCGCTTCAATATTGTAGCGAAGAAAGATTTGTTTCCTGCTCAGTTATCGGGCGGGCAACAACAATTGGTGGGTATTGCTCGGGCACTCGCGGCTGAGCCGTCGGTAATTTTTGCCGATGAGCCAACAGGTAATCTACACTCCGATCAGGCACGCGATATTATGGAAATTTTCAGCGAACTGAACAAGAAAGACGGCGTTACAATTGTGCAGGTAACTCACTCCGAAGCCAATGCTGCTTACGGCACCCGAATTTTACGGCTGAAAGATGGCTGGCTCGAAACCGAAGCAGTAAAAGAAACTCACTAA
- a CDS encoding head GIN domain-containing protein has product MKATILALMVVTAGINTASDDWKKDRSIAGFKGLSVSSGIDVYLTQGSSEKLTIEAKGFDEDEVVSEVKNGVLKLYVDRRGIANWNFGKNRYVKAYLTFKQLTELHASGGADVFGQNRLSFSDLTLNASGGSDVKLELKADELNASASGGADIVLQGSAHKLNANGSGGADLDARKLTVEVCNAHSSGGSDVYVNASRELSMKASGGSDIYYYGSAKVLAKSESGGSDIHRKD; this is encoded by the coding sequence ATGAAAGCAACTATATTGGCACTTATGGTAGTTACTGCTGGTATAAATACGGCCAGCGACGATTGGAAAAAAGACCGCTCTATTGCTGGTTTTAAAGGGCTTAGTGTAAGCAGTGGTATTGATGTATATCTGACTCAGGGTAGTTCCGAAAAACTGACCATCGAAGCCAAAGGTTTCGACGAAGACGAGGTTGTATCGGAGGTGAAAAACGGAGTTCTTAAACTTTATGTCGACCGTAGAGGCATTGCAAACTGGAACTTTGGCAAGAACCGCTATGTGAAAGCCTATCTGACTTTTAAACAGCTTACCGAACTTCATGCGTCGGGTGGGGCCGATGTGTTTGGGCAGAACCGTTTGTCGTTCAGCGATCTGACCCTTAATGCCTCGGGTGGTTCGGATGTGAAACTAGAGCTAAAAGCCGATGAACTCAATGCTTCGGCTTCGGGCGGAGCCGATATTGTTTTGCAGGGATCGGCCCATAAACTTAATGCCAACGGTTCGGGCGGAGCCGACCTCGATGCGCGTAAACTGACCGTTGAAGTTTGTAATGCGCATTCGTCGGGCGGGTCCGATGTATATGTCAATGCCAGCCGGGAATTAAGCATGAAAGCTTCGGGAGGCTCCGATATTTATTATTATGGGTCGGCTAAAGTGCTGGCCAAGAGCGAGTCCGGTGGGTCAGACATTCATCGGAAAGATTAG
- a CDS encoding 5-(carboxyamino)imidazole ribonucleotide synthase — protein sequence MLLQAAIDWNLRVHVLDPDAEAPCRHLCTDFSNGSLTDYDTVYQFGQSVDVITIEIERVNVDALEALEREGKKVFPQPSVIRIIQDKRLQKQFYRDHNLPTADFILTETRADVAMVEIQQPDFFPAFHKLGRDGYDGRGVQRIATVADVGKAFDAPGILEKAVDFEKELAVIVSRNEQGDVQTFPTVEMVFHPELNLVEYLFAPAEVSSEIDQKAQDIARRTADAFGIVGLLAVELFLDKAGKVLINEVAPRPHNSGHHTIRANVTSQFEQHWRAILNYPPGDTSAYQPAAMLNLLGEDGFTGPAVYEGLETLLAMPGVFPFFYGKAITKPFRKMGHVTVMDDSLDALRAKVAKARAGIRVVAENTGK from the coding sequence ATGCTCCTACAGGCCGCTATCGACTGGAACCTCCGTGTTCATGTTCTCGATCCAGACGCCGAAGCACCCTGCCGGCATCTCTGCACCGACTTTAGCAACGGTTCACTTACCGACTACGACACCGTATATCAGTTTGGTCAGTCGGTCGATGTAATCACGATCGAAATCGAACGGGTGAATGTCGATGCCCTCGAAGCGCTTGAGCGCGAAGGAAAAAAAGTTTTTCCGCAACCTTCGGTTATACGAATCATTCAGGATAAACGCCTTCAAAAGCAATTTTATCGGGATCATAATTTGCCTACGGCCGATTTTATTCTAACCGAAACGCGGGCCGATGTGGCAATGGTCGAAATTCAGCAGCCCGATTTTTTTCCGGCTTTTCATAAACTTGGCCGCGACGGCTATGATGGGCGAGGGGTGCAGCGCATTGCAACCGTTGCCGATGTTGGCAAGGCCTTCGATGCGCCCGGCATATTGGAAAAAGCCGTCGATTTTGAGAAAGAGCTGGCTGTGATAGTTTCCCGCAATGAGCAGGGCGATGTGCAAACGTTTCCAACGGTCGAAATGGTGTTCCATCCAGAATTAAATCTGGTGGAGTATCTGTTTGCGCCCGCAGAAGTCTCCTCCGAAATCGACCAGAAAGCACAGGACATTGCTCGCCGAACAGCCGACGCTTTTGGCATTGTGGGTTTGCTGGCAGTAGAGCTTTTCCTGGACAAGGCTGGTAAGGTGCTCATCAATGAAGTGGCTCCACGGCCTCATAATAGCGGTCATCATACCATTCGTGCCAATGTTACCTCCCAGTTTGAACAACACTGGCGGGCTATTCTGAATTATCCACCGGGCGATACGTCGGCTTATCAGCCCGCTGCAATGCTTAATCTGCTCGGCGAGGATGGTTTCACAGGACCGGCAGTTTATGAAGGGCTTGAAACGCTGCTGGCGATGCCGGGTGTATTCCCGTTCTTCTACGGTAAGGCCATTACTAAACCGTTCCGAAAAATGGGCCATGTTACGGTCATGGACGATTCGCTGGATGCACTTCGCGCAAAAGTAGCGAAAGCCAGGGCAGGCATTCGGGTCGTTGCTGAAAATACCGGGAAATAA
- a CDS encoding fumarylacetoacetate hydrolase family protein → MKLYKTRSGIVLESNNLFYTVPASNWDELVNQDNLYTILFDITQTTAPADNHQQWVQTGLLAPIGKQEVWASGVTYLRSRNARMEESKKSGGDNFYDRVYDAERPELFFKSTPERVVGPGANVRIRADSTWNVPEPELTLFITSSGKIVGYTCGNDMSSRSIEGENPLYLPQAKTYDGSAALGPCLYVPESPISPETEIRLEIIRNGQAVFTNSIAISQMKRQHTELVSFLFRECSFPYGCYLMTGTGIVPSDDFTLRPDDEVRIIIDGIGTLENRVA, encoded by the coding sequence ATGAAACTCTACAAAACCCGTTCAGGAATCGTACTTGAATCCAATAATCTGTTTTATACCGTTCCGGCCAGTAATTGGGACGAATTAGTCAATCAGGATAATCTGTACACGATTCTATTCGATATTACCCAAACGACGGCTCCTGCCGACAATCATCAGCAGTGGGTTCAGACAGGCCTACTGGCCCCAATTGGCAAACAGGAGGTCTGGGCTTCGGGCGTGACCTACCTACGCAGCCGAAATGCTCGTATGGAAGAATCAAAAAAATCGGGTGGCGATAACTTTTACGACCGGGTTTATGATGCCGAACGGCCCGAACTATTCTTCAAATCGACACCCGAACGTGTTGTTGGGCCAGGAGCCAATGTGCGTATCCGCGCCGATTCGACCTGGAATGTTCCCGAACCAGAACTAACTCTGTTCATTACTTCGTCGGGAAAAATTGTAGGCTATACCTGCGGCAACGACATGAGTTCGCGGAGTATTGAAGGCGAAAACCCGCTCTATCTGCCTCAGGCCAAAACCTACGACGGCAGCGCAGCATTGGGACCATGCCTGTACGTTCCGGAATCGCCCATTTCGCCCGAAACAGAAATCCGGCTGGAAATTATTCGCAACGGTCAGGCCGTTTTTACCAATAGCATTGCTATCAGCCAGATGAAACGGCAGCACACAGAACTAGTCTCGTTTCTGTTCCGCGAATGTTCGTTCCCGTATGGCTGCTATCTGATGACCGGAACGGGTATTGTTCCATCCGACGACTTCACCCTGCGCCCGGACGACGAAGTTCGTATCATTATCGACGGCATCGGCACATTGGAAAACAGAGTAGCGTAG
- the recO gene encoding DNA repair protein RecO: MLQKTRGIALSYIRYRETSIIARVYTEEFGLQSYLVNGVRSAKNKSNRIALFQPLTLLDMVVYNKHDRDLHRLSELKTIHPFQSLPFEVSKSTIAIFVTELLNKVLKEEASSPVLFRFLIDSVLFLEEAKLNYENFHLVFLLKLAFFLGFGPESAHEFENQLREHSYPFLPDAEMENALNTMLRKPFGTPLSLARSARNELLDAVVAYYQIHIDSIGEVKSLPVLREVLG; encoded by the coding sequence ATGCTGCAAAAAACAAGGGGAATTGCCCTCAGTTATATCCGATACCGCGAAACGTCTATCATCGCCCGCGTTTATACCGAAGAGTTTGGCCTACAGAGCTATCTGGTTAATGGCGTTCGGTCGGCCAAGAACAAAAGCAATCGAATAGCGCTCTTTCAGCCGCTAACGTTGCTGGATATGGTTGTTTACAACAAACACGACCGCGACCTGCACCGGTTGTCGGAGTTGAAAACGATTCATCCGTTTCAGAGTCTGCCGTTTGAAGTCAGCAAATCGACGATCGCGATCTTCGTTACCGAACTGTTGAATAAGGTACTGAAAGAAGAGGCCAGCAGTCCGGTATTATTCCGGTTTCTGATAGATTCGGTTTTATTTCTGGAAGAGGCTAAGCTAAACTACGAAAATTTTCATCTGGTATTTCTGCTCAAACTGGCTTTTTTTCTGGGGTTTGGTCCCGAGAGCGCCCATGAGTTTGAGAATCAGCTTCGCGAACACTCCTACCCGTTTTTACCGGATGCCGAGATGGAGAATGCCCTAAATACCATGCTTCGTAAGCCGTTTGGAACTCCTCTATCATTGGCTCGGTCGGCCCGTAATGAATTGCTCGATGCGGTAGTTGCCTATTACCAGATTCACATTGATTCGATTGGCGAAGTGAAATCGCTGCCAGTGCTAAGAGAAGTACTGGGTTAA
- the lptB gene encoding LPS export ABC transporter ATP-binding protein: MILRTENLIKKYGSRLVNNNVSYQVAQGEIVGLLGPNGAGKTTSFYMAVGLVKPNSGKVFIDDIDVTDLPMYKRARLGLGYLAQEASVFRDLSVEENVLAVLEMSDLPKKQQKEKTEELLEEFSLTHVRKNKGKVLSGGERRRTEIARALAVDPKFILLDEPFAGVDPIAVEDIQSIVAKLKHRNIGILITDHNVNETLSITDRAYLLFEGKILKQGSAEDLANDEQVRRLYLGQHFELKRKI, encoded by the coding sequence ATGATTCTTAGAACAGAAAATTTAATAAAAAAATACGGGTCACGATTGGTCAACAACAATGTGTCCTATCAGGTAGCCCAGGGTGAAATAGTTGGTCTACTCGGCCCAAACGGCGCTGGCAAAACCACTTCGTTCTATATGGCTGTTGGGCTGGTAAAACCCAATAGTGGTAAAGTTTTTATCGACGATATCGACGTTACCGACTTACCGATGTATAAACGGGCGCGGCTTGGTTTAGGTTATCTGGCGCAGGAAGCCTCGGTTTTCCGCGACTTGTCAGTCGAGGAAAATGTGCTGGCTGTACTAGAAATGAGCGACTTACCTAAAAAGCAGCAAAAGGAGAAAACCGAAGAGTTGCTGGAAGAATTCAGTCTGACCCACGTCAGGAAGAATAAAGGTAAAGTGCTCTCAGGTGGAGAACGTCGGCGCACCGAAATAGCCCGCGCGCTGGCCGTTGATCCTAAATTTATTCTGCTCGATGAGCCGTTTGCGGGCGTCGATCCTATTGCGGTTGAAGACATTCAGAGTATTGTTGCCAAATTGAAGCACCGCAACATTGGCATTCTGATTACCGACCACAATGTAAACGAAACCCTCTCCATCACTGACCGGGCATACCTGCTTTTCGAAGGAAAAATACTGAAACAGGGATCTGCCGAAGATCTGGCCAACGACGAACAGGTAAGGCGTCTATATTTGGGGCAGCATTTTGAACTAAAACGGAAAATATAG
- the recJ gene encoding single-stranded-DNA-specific exonuclease RecJ, with protein MIAQPTPPVKRWILQPSPESPTQRSAIGSLAQSLNISPSLAALLVQRGIHTFDEARTFFRPEITHLHHPFAMKDMDRAIMRLQMAMLPERAEKILIYGDYDVDGTTSVALVYGFLKNFHEEIDYYIPDRYKEGYGISKQGIEWAAENGFTLIIALDCGIKSIDRVAEAKALGIDFIICDHHRPGNELPNAAAVLDPKRNDCDYPYKELSGCGIGFKLLQAFCLYKEIDLQALYPHLDLVAVSIASDIVPLTGENRVMAYYGLKYLNATPRTGLKALIKIAGFSRELDITNVVFGLGPRINAAGRIQHAKAAVQLLLAESEEEADEFAMAINKHNNSRREFDTSITEQALSMIRQSEAMVNAKTTVLYDATWHKGVIGIVASRCIEHFHRPTIILTQSHDKAAGSARSVPGFDVYEAIEECADLLEQFGGHTFAAGMTMSIDNIEAFRQKFEEVVSRRIKDEHLTPLVDIDLPMDFSEINDKLARIVKQMGPFGPHNMQPVFMTNDVYLAGEPIVMKEKHLKMNVKQTKSGHILTAVGFGMAHLADQLRHGKPFAICYHVEQNFFNGNVSLQLMLKDIRCY; from the coding sequence ATGATAGCCCAGCCGACACCTCCCGTAAAACGATGGATTTTACAACCTTCTCCTGAGTCGCCTACACAACGGTCGGCAATCGGCTCATTAGCGCAATCCCTGAATATCAGCCCATCGCTGGCAGCGCTGCTGGTCCAGCGCGGTATTCATACATTTGACGAAGCCCGAACATTTTTCCGACCCGAAATTACACATCTGCACCATCCATTCGCCATGAAAGATATGGATCGTGCCATTATGCGCCTGCAAATGGCGATGCTTCCCGAACGGGCCGAAAAAATTCTGATTTATGGCGATTACGATGTAGACGGAACCACTTCGGTCGCTCTAGTTTACGGATTTCTGAAAAACTTTCACGAAGAAATCGATTATTATATTCCCGATCGCTATAAGGAAGGCTATGGTATTTCGAAACAGGGCATCGAATGGGCGGCCGAAAATGGCTTCACGCTTATTATCGCCCTCGACTGCGGCATCAAATCGATTGATCGTGTGGCCGAAGCAAAAGCCCTTGGTATCGATTTCATTATCTGCGACCACCACCGCCCTGGCAACGAATTACCCAATGCCGCTGCCGTTCTCGACCCCAAGCGCAACGACTGCGACTACCCATACAAAGAACTGAGTGGCTGCGGCATTGGCTTTAAACTCCTACAGGCCTTTTGCTTATACAAAGAAATTGACCTTCAGGCGCTATATCCACATCTCGACCTGGTTGCTGTCAGCATTGCATCGGATATTGTGCCGCTAACAGGCGAGAACCGTGTAATGGCCTATTATGGCTTAAAATATCTTAACGCGACACCACGCACTGGGCTAAAAGCGTTAATCAAAATAGCAGGCTTTTCGCGAGAGCTGGATATTACCAACGTTGTCTTCGGATTAGGGCCCCGAATCAATGCCGCCGGTCGGATTCAACATGCGAAAGCCGCCGTACAGCTCTTACTGGCCGAATCGGAAGAAGAAGCCGATGAGTTTGCGATGGCTATCAACAAGCATAATAACAGCCGACGGGAGTTCGATACGAGCATTACGGAGCAGGCACTAAGCATGATCCGCCAAAGCGAAGCGATGGTAAATGCCAAAACAACGGTTCTATATGATGCCACCTGGCATAAGGGTGTTATTGGCATTGTAGCTTCGCGATGCATCGAGCATTTTCACCGTCCCACAATCATCCTGACACAATCGCACGATAAAGCAGCAGGGTCGGCCCGGTCCGTGCCCGGATTCGATGTATATGAAGCCATAGAAGAATGCGCCGATTTGCTGGAACAGTTTGGTGGGCACACCTTCGCAGCCGGAATGACAATGTCGATTGACAATATTGAGGCCTTTCGGCAGAAGTTTGAAGAAGTTGTGTCGCGCCGGATTAAGGACGAACACCTGACTCCGCTCGTAGATATCGATTTGCCAATGGATTTTAGCGAGATTAATGATAAGCTTGCCCGAATTGTTAAACAGATGGGGCCGTTTGGCCCTCATAATATGCAGCCGGTATTCATGACCAATGATGTATATCTGGCCGGAGAACCGATTGTCATGAAAGAAAAGCACCTGAAAATGAACGTTAAACAAACAAAATCAGGGCATATTTTAACGGCTGTCGGTTTTGGAATGGCCCATCTGGCTGATCAGCTTCGGCATGGTAAACCCTTCGCCATCTGTTATCATGTTGAGCAGAATTTTTTCAATGGCAATGTATCATTGCAGTTGATGCTAAAAGACATTCGCTGCTACTAG